The Borrelia sp. A-FGy1 genome contains the following window.
AGAGAAGAAAAAGAGAGAAGAAGAGAAGAGAAAGAGAAAAGAAAAAAAAGATAGACATCAAAAATTCATGCAAATTACTTCTGACTTAAATGAACTTGTTAAGATGGCTGAGCTTGAGGCTTATAGCGTTTCCCATAAATTAAAAGATCTTGAAAAAGGTATTGAAAATTATAAAAACAACAATAATTCTAATAAAGACAACAATAATCCTGATAAAGATACCCTAAACAAATCTCTTAAAGATATTATTTATGAGATTACAAAGCTTAGTAGTCTTATAGAAGCAAAAGAGAAGATTAATGAGCGTAAAAAATTAGGCTTTCAAACAGAAAAGGAATTTGATGATAAGTTTGCAACCTTAAAGCAAATCAAAGACATTCTAAAGGCTTTATGTGGTAAGGCTAAAGGTCATCTTGGTGGTAATCTAGATAGCGTTACTGTTGATGGGATCACTAAAGAGAATGTAGATCAAGCTACCCTTATTATTAAGCTAATACAAAAAACATTAATTTATATTAATGAGAGTAAGAGTAATCTTACTAGCATACTTGAAGAATTAAAAAGAGATGCAGCAGATAAAATAAACAAAATAAAGGCATAAGAAAAGCGTCTTTTTTAAGGACGCTTTTTATTTATTTCAAATGCTTTTTAAACTCATCTAATGGAATTGCATATGAACTACTTTTTCCTACAAATGTAACATAGGTAGCATTATCAATAGTTTCTATTTTTGTTTCTATTTTTTTGCTTATAGGACTGCCTTCTATTCCTTCTTGATAACCATAGTAGTTAACAACATCAAATGATCCACCCTTAGTCATTGCTTCTAGGAAACTATTAACTTCTTTTTCTTCTACATCAAAAAATCCTGCACTATGCCCACCTGCATTTAGCCCTGTCTCAACTCCACTAGATTCTCTCCTTATGACTAATGTTCCTAAATCTTGCCAATTACTATCTCTTTTGTGTTTAATGCCTACACTAAATTCAGTAAATTCTATTTTTCTATATTCTTTATTTTTATCTTCTATTTGCCTGTTACTTTGAAAATCTAGGTAACAAGAATAAAGTAGTAAACTTACAATAATATTAATAATATTTTTTTTCATTATCACACTCCTTATACTTACAAAGTAATCTAAAAGTAAGTTATCTTTAATTCATTGTTTACTTCCTTTAAGTTTAAAT
Protein-coding sequences here:
- a CDS encoding Erp family outer-surface lipoprotein; this encodes MKKNIINIIVSLLLYSCYLDFQSNRQIEDKNKEYRKIEFTEFSVGIKHKRDSNWQDLGTLVIRRESSGVETGLNAGGHSAGFFDVEEKEVNSFLEAMTKGGSFDVVNYYGYQEGIEGSPISKKIETKIETIDNATYVTFVGKSSSYAIPLDEFKKHLK